The following proteins are co-located in the candidate division WOR-3 bacterium genome:
- a CDS encoding rhomboid family intramembrane serine protease — protein sequence MIPLKDLNPSRRFPILNLALILANVLVFFYELSLGRNVVQFFYQFGFVPYNFTLYLAGRTETSYIFPIFTSMFLHGGWAHIIGNMLYLYVFGDNVEDTFGKIDYLLLYILSGVAAVFAQYLIAPLSKIPMIGASGAISGVLGAYLVLFPRAKIISLVPDPFTFGLFFRIVPINAFYYLFI from the coding sequence ATGATCCCGTTAAAAGACTTGAATCCTTCCAGGAGATTCCCCATTTTAAATCTCGCATTAATCCTTGCAAATGTGCTTGTTTTCTTCTATGAACTTTCTTTGGGGCGGAACGTAGTACAATTTTTCTACCAATTTGGCTTCGTTCCTTACAACTTCACACTTTACTTAGCAGGCCGGACTGAAACATCCTATATCTTTCCCATCTTCACATCTATGTTCCTTCACGGTGGTTGGGCCCATATTATCGGCAATATGCTTTACCTCTATGTCTTTGGTGACAACGTTGAGGATACTTTCGGGAAAATTGACTATCTTTTGCTTTACATCTTATCAGGGGTGGCTGCGGTTTTCGCCCAGTATTTAATTGCCCCCCTCTCAAAAATTCCAATGATTGGCGCCTCAGGTGCAATTTCTGGGGTACTTGGAGCCTACTTAGTGCTTTTCCCAAGAGCTAAGATCATTTCTTTAGTACCAGACCCCTTCACCTTTGGACTCTTTTTCAGAATCGTACCAATCAACGCCTTCTATTATCTTTTTATATGA
- the dnaN gene encoding DNA polymerase III subunit beta — MEITVDKENLRKLIQQVSTAIPSRATLPILGNILFEIKDNKLFLYASNMDFSIRGYLPVESVENVAFTVPGRSILRILSTLDVPVVKISYADRVSSIKWDKSEYTFPSLPPEEFPRMKEFSEQKSVAVSTDALLTGYSLVGFCAAKDDPRPFLNGILIEVDSDEMRIVASDAHKLGLYIKKIEASDGKLEAILSKDVFDFIENTDEDEVLLAQDKGLFSFTFKRSKLVTRVIEGPYAPYRDVIPREEGFVFRTSVKEMDGSLKRIQEVVSSGSPVVEWTLSPSGSYLSGLSESGKAKEYITGEYKGEDLRIGFNVKFLHEIIRHIPGDEVVFNFYGPKMACKISPADQSEFKLLYLLMPVSLE, encoded by the coding sequence ATGGAGATTACTGTGGATAAAGAAAATCTGCGGAAGTTAATCCAGCAGGTTTCAACGGCGATACCTTCGAGGGCCACCCTACCTATATTAGGCAATATCCTTTTCGAAATAAAGGACAACAAACTCTTTCTTTATGCGTCAAATATGGACTTTTCCATAAGAGGATACCTCCCTGTGGAAAGTGTGGAAAACGTCGCTTTCACCGTTCCCGGGCGGTCAATCTTGAGGATTCTTTCAACTCTTGATGTTCCTGTCGTTAAAATTTCATATGCAGATAGGGTTTCTTCCATTAAATGGGACAAGAGCGAATATACCTTTCCAAGTTTGCCACCGGAAGAATTTCCAAGAATGAAGGAGTTTAGTGAACAAAAGAGTGTCGCGGTCAGTACCGATGCACTGCTCACTGGTTACTCCTTAGTCGGTTTTTGCGCTGCTAAGGACGATCCCAGGCCATTCCTCAACGGTATTTTAATTGAGGTTGACTCAGATGAAATGAGGATTGTAGCCTCTGATGCCCACAAGCTTGGGCTTTACATAAAGAAGATCGAAGCAAGTGACGGTAAACTTGAGGCAATTTTGAGTAAGGATGTTTTTGATTTTATCGAAAATACCGATGAAGATGAGGTACTTTTAGCACAGGACAAAGGTCTGTTCTCCTTTACATTCAAGAGATCTAAGCTCGTGACCAGGGTTATTGAAGGGCCCTACGCTCCGTATAGAGACGTGATCCCCAGGGAAGAGGGCTTCGTTTTCAGGACCTCAGTTAAAGAAATGGACGGAAGTTTGAAGAGGATCCAGGAAGTCGTTTCTTCTGGAAGCCCCGTTGTTGAGTGGACTCTCTCTCCATCAGGATCTTACTTGAGTGGACTGTCTGAGAGTGGGAAGGCTAAGGAATACATTACCGGAGAATATAAAGGAGAGGACCTCAGGATCGGCTTTAATGTGAAATTCTTACACGAAATAATTAGGCACATTCCTGGCGATGAAGTGGTATTTAACTTCTATGGGCCAAAGATGGCTTGTAAGATAAGTCCCGCGGATCAATCGGAATTTAAACTTCTATATCTCCTTATGCCGGTGAGCCTTGAATGA
- the dnaA gene encoding chromosomal replication initiator protein DnaA: MEKLSVRENEEKAKEIWSDILEILKTRLPESSFNTWFVKTVGVGYTGDRLIVEAPNSFWIEWIESNYRKVINDILKELGKNLNIIFTPKAKEIEDTVEEAPSSKRVIFSPKYPLNPRFTFDSFIVGKSNEMAYHAATRVAQNPGQEYNPLFIYGGVGLGKTHLLNAIGNFIYSKGSKIRAALIRCEDLMNELIDSLQRKRMKEFREKYRSVDILLIDDIQFLQDKNILQEELFHTFNYLFEKQKQIVMTSDRSPQQIYALEERLVSRFQWGLVTEIGKPDFETRLAITKRKVEEEKILLSEEVIIFIAENIRDNVRSIEGAIKILKAYMSLTKSLVTLDKAKELLANFIKPTPNVTMQEVLRVVAQEFKLTPYDLKSKTRKKEVVLARQIAMYIARNVIGLSLSAIGSYFGGKDHTTVLHSIQKIEQMKDDPQIEVLLNEINRKLKLI, from the coding sequence ATGGAGAAACTTTCTGTGAGGGAAAACGAAGAGAAGGCAAAGGAAATTTGGTCTGATATCCTCGAAATATTAAAAACTCGTTTACCTGAAAGTTCCTTTAATACCTGGTTCGTTAAAACCGTCGGTGTTGGTTACACGGGAGACAGGCTTATTGTTGAGGCACCCAATAGCTTCTGGATAGAGTGGATAGAGTCTAACTACAGGAAAGTTATTAATGATATACTCAAAGAGCTGGGTAAAAACCTTAACATAATCTTTACTCCAAAGGCCAAGGAAATAGAAGATACCGTTGAAGAGGCGCCATCCTCAAAAAGGGTGATATTCTCGCCTAAGTATCCACTTAACCCGAGGTTTACCTTTGACAGCTTTATAGTGGGAAAATCCAATGAAATGGCCTACCATGCGGCTACACGGGTGGCACAAAACCCCGGACAGGAATACAACCCTCTCTTCATCTACGGCGGCGTTGGCCTTGGGAAGACCCATCTCCTCAATGCCATCGGGAACTTTATATATTCTAAAGGCTCCAAGATTCGCGCAGCCCTTATCCGCTGTGAGGACCTTATGAACGAACTCATTGATTCACTGCAGAGAAAAAGGATGAAGGAATTCCGAGAGAAATACAGAAGTGTAGATATTTTGCTCATAGATGATATTCAATTTCTGCAGGACAAAAACATTTTGCAAGAAGAGCTCTTCCACACCTTCAATTACTTGTTCGAAAAGCAGAAACAGATTGTAATGACCTCGGACAGGTCCCCCCAGCAAATTTATGCTTTAGAGGAGAGGCTTGTATCCAGATTCCAGTGGGGACTGGTAACGGAGATAGGAAAGCCAGATTTTGAAACGAGGCTCGCTATAACAAAAAGAAAAGTTGAAGAAGAAAAAATCCTGCTTTCTGAAGAAGTGATTATTTTCATCGCAGAGAATATAAGGGACAACGTAAGGTCTATAGAGGGTGCAATAAAAATACTCAAGGCTTACATGTCACTTACAAAAAGCCTCGTTACATTGGACAAAGCGAAGGAGCTCCTTGCGAACTTCATAAAACCGACACCAAATGTAACTATGCAGGAAGTTTTGAGAGTTGTAGCCCAGGAATTTAAACTGACACCCTACGATCTTAAGTCAAAAACCAGAAAAAAGGAGGTCGTCCTTGCAAGACAAATAGCAATGTACATAGCGAGAAACGTAATAGGACTATCGTTGAGTGCGATAGGCAGCTACTTCGGAGGAAAGGACCACACTACCGTGCTTCACAGCATCCAGAAAATTGAACAGATGAAAGATGATCCACAAATTGAAGTTTTACTTAACGAAATCAACAGGAAACTCAAACTAATCTAA
- a CDS encoding DUF1232 domain-containing protein translates to MVEDFIKKGSEKVKKEDVEKVVKNEEAIKNRVEELEGKLQKGIKEDLSLLISLIKDYWNDEYKVVPWRTIALIVFALLYLLNPLDLIPDLSLPFGLFDDLAVLGSVLASVKDDLEHYKRWKTSKGEKKEGT, encoded by the coding sequence ATGGTTGAAGATTTCATAAAGAAGGGGAGCGAAAAAGTTAAAAAAGAAGATGTGGAAAAGGTTGTAAAAAACGAGGAAGCAATTAAAAACCGCGTAGAAGAACTGGAGGGGAAACTCCAAAAGGGAATCAAGGAGGACTTAAGCCTTTTAATTTCACTTATAAAAGATTACTGGAATGACGAGTATAAAGTGGTTCCCTGGAGAACTATTGCCTTAATAGTTTTTGCCCTCCTTTACCTTTTAAATCCCCTCGATCTCATTCCAGACCTTAGTCTGCCCTTTGGCTTATTCGACGACCTTGCAGTACTTGGATCCGTTTTGGCCTCAGTAAAGGACGACTTAGAACATTACAAACGCTGGAAAACGTCAAAAGGTGAGAAAAAAGAAGGAACTTGA
- a CDS encoding ComEC/Rec2 family competence protein has translation MNKAKPSSAPWFYIAITMGLGMLLSSKFVPFIALLAFLLVFSITLKNIDFLILALFACIGFLRGIPQQKLQVTLKELDNKTISGNFRLFNESILKLSGTPIELKTSMPGFKQGTLLEIKGIYKSNINTLLPTYVELIEDSKNFFDKIHNRLNFYLMQAFGLYEEGLLIKALLTGDRKDMSKETVENFRKAGVAHLLAISGLHLGFLFMLFNTLFMFIFRNDTISKIFASVFGGLYTFSLGPLAPCLRAFWFLLLLNLSSIIGRKVMALNIWGIAFSLSIFFKPQWLKDPSFLMSYFAILGYLSLSEILSLKIPKEKWTYNIENYFVSVLVPLLFTLPLQVTFFGKVSLACIFSNLFLIPVTFLIIFESFFILFFLATGLPLWIPFRNCAFILSRFMLDSSHRLSNLPGDSLNAHNPASLFVFSILYIILILYILVRIKGKGA, from the coding sequence TTGAATAAGGCAAAGCCATCCTCAGCCCCGTGGTTTTACATCGCAATAACCATGGGGCTGGGGATGTTATTATCTTCCAAGTTTGTTCCCTTTATTGCCCTTTTAGCCTTCTTATTAGTTTTTTCCATCACACTTAAAAACATTGACTTTTTAATTCTTGCCCTTTTCGCCTGCATCGGATTTCTAAGGGGCATTCCCCAGCAAAAACTACAGGTTACACTTAAAGAACTCGACAACAAGACAATTTCAGGTAACTTCAGGTTATTTAACGAAAGCATCTTGAAACTGAGCGGCACTCCGATAGAGCTAAAAACCTCGATGCCGGGATTCAAACAGGGTACCCTTTTGGAAATTAAGGGCATATACAAAAGTAACATTAATACCCTTTTGCCTACCTATGTTGAACTTATTGAAGATAGTAAGAATTTCTTTGATAAAATCCACAATCGGTTGAACTTCTACCTTATGCAGGCTTTCGGTCTTTATGAAGAGGGGTTGCTCATAAAAGCCCTTTTAACAGGTGATCGGAAAGATATGAGTAAAGAGACCGTTGAAAACTTTAGAAAGGCAGGGGTAGCACACCTCTTGGCCATATCCGGCCTCCACCTTGGATTCCTTTTCATGCTATTCAATACACTTTTTATGTTCATTTTCAGAAATGATACGATATCTAAGATTTTTGCCTCTGTCTTTGGCGGCCTTTACACCTTTTCCCTTGGCCCCTTAGCCCCCTGCCTCAGAGCTTTTTGGTTTCTTTTACTCTTAAATTTAAGCAGCATAATTGGGAGAAAGGTAATGGCATTGAACATCTGGGGTATTGCCTTCTCCTTATCAATTTTCTTCAAGCCCCAGTGGCTTAAGGACCCTTCCTTTTTGATGTCCTACTTCGCAATTCTGGGTTATCTTTCCCTTTCAGAGATACTCTCATTAAAAATCCCAAAGGAAAAATGGACCTATAATATCGAAAATTATTTTGTGTCAGTCCTTGTCCCCCTGCTCTTTACTCTCCCTCTTCAAGTAACGTTTTTCGGAAAGGTTTCCTTAGCCTGCATCTTCTCCAACCTCTTCCTTATCCCTGTGACCTTCCTTATCATCTTTGAATCCTTTTTCATCCTCTTCTTTCTTGCGACAGGGCTGCCTCTCTGGATACCCTTTAGAAATTGCGCCTTTATTTTATCAAGGTTTATGCTCGACTCCTCGCATCGCCTCAGTAATCTCCCGGGCGACAGCTTAAATGCCCACAATCCCGCTTCGCTTTTTGTTTTTTCCATCCTTTACATTATTCTAATCCTATATATCCTCGTAAGGATAAAGGGAAAGGGGGCTTAG